ATTTAATGAAGGAGTGAAGCAGGTATGGAACTTCAATTAGCATTGGATCTTGTAAATATTTCAGAGGCAAAAGAAGTAGTGCAGGAGGTTCAAGAGTATATCGATATTGTAGAAATTGGTACTCCGGTTGTGATTAACGAAGGGCTAAAAGCAGTCAAAGAAATCAAGGAAGCATTTCCGTCTTTAAAGGTATTAGCTGATTTAAAAATTATGGATGCAGGTGCTTATGAAGTCATGAAAGCTTCTGAAGCGGGTGCTAGTATTATTACCATACTTGGCGCTACTAACGATTCGACTATAAAAGGCGCTGTAGAAGAGGCCAAAAAACAAGGAACACAAATTCTTGTCGATATGATTAATGTAAAAAACCTTGAACAACGTGCAAAAGAAGTCGATGCACTCGGTGTTGACTATATTTGTGTACACACAGGGTATGATCTTCAAGCTGAAGGAGAGACTCCGTTTGAGCAGCTTCAAACGATTAAACGAGTTGTGAAAAATGCAAAAACAGCGGTGGCAGGAGGTATTAAACTGAATACACTTCCTGAAGTCGTGCAGTCACAGCCGGATCTTGTGATTGTAGGCGGGGGGATTACAAGTGAAAAAGACAAAAGAAACGTTGCAGAAGAAATGAAAAAAGTAGTCAAACAAGCAACTTTGGTCTAAAAATAAGCAAAAGTATTTAAGCCTTCAAAATTAATTAATCGGTAAATGGTTTAAAAAGAAGATAGCTAAGTTATTTTAGCTATCTTCTTTCCGTCATTTTTGGTATAACCATTCATTGATAAGTGTCATTTTGACAGATAGATAGTTTCTTTAAAATTCGTTATTCGAGAGAAAAAAACAGCGATTTTTCTGGGATTTTAAAGTTAAGAAAGCGTTATCCGAACATTAGCGGAAGAAAGTGCAAAAAAAATCTATGTCACACTTTTTAACAAAATACTTTGAAAATTAAGAAAATTAAAAATATAATTAACTATCGACAATATTTAACACCTTCAAACCAAAAAAGGAGGGAGATATGAAGTGATGAAACATAAGAAAATAGTAGTGATAGGAGCTGGAATTGTCGGGTGCAGCATTGCCTACTATTTAAGTAAAATGGGGCAACGAAACATAACAGTGATTGAGCAAGGCCCTTTGCTAGAAACAGGAGGATCTACCTCTCACGCTCCGGGGCTTGTATTTCAGCTTAGCTTTTCAAAAATCCTGACAACACTAGCTTCTCAAACAGTCGAGACCTTTAAAGAGTTGAGTACAGATGAACAGCGCTCGTTTTATCCTGTCGGCAGTTTAGAAGTTGCCCGTACACCAGAGCGATTAGAAGATCTAAAGAGAAAGGCTGGTGTTGCCAGCTCATGGGGAATCGAAGCTTTTCTTCTTTCACCGCAGGAATGCGCGGAAAAAAATTCGTTGATTTGTCCTGATCGTATTTGCGGAGGTCTCTATGTTCCGTCAGACGGTATTGCTAAACCTTTGCATGCCGTTGATAAAATGATTCGTTTTTCTAAAGAGTGCGGAGTAGAGTTTTACGGTCATACAGAAGTGACGGATATTGAAGTGACAAAGGGTCAAGTAAAAGCAGTGTACACAAGTGTCGGGAAATTCGAAGCAGATGTAATCGTATGCTGTGCTGGATTTTGGGGACCTCGCATCGGAGAAATGGTCGGTGTAACGATCCCTCTTCAGCCAATGGCTCATCAATATGTGTTTACAAATGATTTACTTGAGTTGAACGGAGAAACGGAAGAAGCCGCCACTCCTCTTATTCGAGATCAAGATAATTCAATTTATTTTCGTCAAGTAGAAAAAGGGCTTGGGATTGGATCATATCAGCATGAGCCGTTTCCAGTCGAACTCAGTGATATTACAAAATACGGAGAAACAAAAGAAATGCCTTCTGTTAAACCTTTTACACCAAAAGATTTTGAAAAACCGTGGGAAGATTCAATAGAGTTAATTCCGGCATTAAAACAAACGGGAATAAAAAAAGGAATGAACGGCATTTTTTCATTCACGCCCGATGGTATGCCGCTGCTTGGTGAATCACAAACGGTACAGGGATTTTGGGTAGCAGAAGCTATATGGGTAACGCACTCTGCAGGTGTCGCAAAACAAATGGCTGAATGGATGATGAATGGTGCGCCGACTGTGGATTTAGAGCTATGCGACATTAATCGTTTCGATACGTATGCATGCAGCCCTGCTTATTACAAACAGCGGTCTATTGAAGAGTATGAAGAGGTTTATAGTATTCACCATCCATTTATGCAGCGAAAAGTATCGCGAAACATGCGCGTGAGTCCATTTTATATGCGTCAACAAGAACTGAAAGCTTATTTTAATGAAAAAGCAGGATGGGAGCAGCCCCAGTGGTATGAAGCTAACTATCCGCTTATATCTACTTATGAAAAGATGATGGTAATAAGAAATGGATGGGCTGCTGAACATTGGTCACCAATTATTGAAGCTGAACATTTGCATACTCGTCAGCACGCAGCTCTTTACGATACAACGGCAGCAAAGAAAAGGTTAGAAATTAAAGGAGAAGGAGCTCTCCAGTTTTTACAGAAGCTAACGACAGGAAATATAGACATTGCAGTAGGTCAAAGCATACGCACGTGTATGTTGCATGAGCGAGGCGGCATAAAAGATCAAATAACGGTTATTCGCAAAAATATATCCACTTTCTTGATTGTTTGTACGGGAGCTGTAGAAGCAAGCTGGATTCAAAAACACGTGCCACACAGCGATCAAGTTGTTTTTCAAGATGTAACGTCAGGGACATGCAGTTTAGCATTAATTGGCCCTAAAGCTACAGGAGTAATGAAGTCCATGGTTCAACGCTCAGACCTTGGCAACACTTGGATTGAAGGGCAAGCGAAAACGCTGTTTATCGAAAATGTTTCAGTCCTTGCTCTGCGTGATTCCTGCGGGGGAATGGAGAGCTGGGAATTAATTACGACTTCCGATCAAGGTCTGAATTTATGGGATTTATTAATGGAAGAAGGACAGCCTTATCAGCTGATTGCTGGGGGAGACCGAGCTCTTGAAAACCTTCGAATTGAATCTTTTTCGTTAAAAAGCGGGAAAGACTTTTGGAGCGAACATCATCCATATGAAGTCGACCTTCATGAAATGGTTGATTTAACAAAACCAGTTTTTATTGGAAAAGAGGCATTGCTTGATCGTCAGCGAAAAGATTCTGAAACAGTATTAGCGACGCTCGTATTAGATGATCCTTCAGCGATAGTAATGGGATATGAACCGGTCTTTTATGGAGAAACGGCCCTCGGATTTGTGACAAGTGCTGGCTATTCATACAGCTTAGGCAAAGGAATTGTACACACCTTATTATCTCAAGCTGTACATGAAGAAATGGTTTTAGAAGTTGAATACTTTGGTCAGCGTTATAAAGCAGCAATGATGACACACTCCCCAGCGGTAGTTTAATTGATCAATCGAAAGGCAGGAGAAATGCAGATGTCAACACATTATGATGTCATTATTATCGGATTAGGAGCTATGGGGAGTACGGCTGCTTATCAGCTCGCCAAAAAAGGGCAGCGGGTATTGGGGTTAGAACAATACGGTCCTGCTCATGATCTAGGATCGAGTCACGGCGGTTCTAGAATTATTCGGCAGTCGTATTTTGAAGACCCTGCTTATGTTCCATTGTTGCTTCGCGCCTACGAATTGTGGAATGAAATTGAAAGAGAAAGCGGTCAAGAAATTCTTACGGTTACCGGTGGACTTATGATGGGACCTCCTGATAGCTTGACGGTTTCTGGAAGCATCGAAAGCTCTAAACAGTGGAATCTTGCGTATGAGATTCTAGAAGCAAAGGATATTTACAAACGGTTTCCGGTATTTACACCTTCACCTGCTACGGTTGCTCTATATGAAGAAAAAGCTGGATTCGTTAGGCCGGAAGCAAGCGTATATACTCACCTTCTTCAAGCAGAAAAATACGGAGCTGAGCTTCATTTTTTTGAAGAAGTGGTGTCGTGGGAAGCCCATCCTTCTGGTGAAGGCGTGCGTGTTGTAACAGCTAATGGAATATATGAAGCTGGAAAAATCATTATTTCTGCAGGCGCCTGGGCACCCGATTTATTACGGGAATTAGGTGTTAGCTTACAAGTAGAGCGTCATGTGCAAATGTTTTTTGAACCAACACAAGGAATAGACGTTTTTTCAGTGGGAAAACAGCCGATTTATATTTGGGAAGCAGATGATTATGTACAGTTGTATGGTTTCCCTTCTTTTGGATTAAAGGCTGAAGGAGCAAAAGTGGCGTTTTTCCGAAAAGGAACGGCGTGTACGCCGGAAACGATTGATCGAAATATATATGAAGATGAAGTGAACATGATGCGGCACTATCTAGCTCAAGGTCTTCCGCAGCTCAACGGTCGGTTTTTACAAGGGAAAACGTGCATGTATACCAATACACCAGATGAACATTTTGTCATTTCGCTGCATCCTGAATATCCTCAAGTAGCAATTGCAGCGGGATTTTCCGGACATGGTTTTAAGTTTGCAAGCGTAGTAGGAGAGATTTTAGCAGATTTAGTGACAGAGGGAAAAACCAATCACCCAATTGATTTGTTTGCTCCGCAGCGATTTGCGGCGAACAAAATAGTATAAATCGTCGTCAGCTCTTGCGAATGGTTCTATTTAAATGTTTCTAAAGAAGCGAAGGAGGAATAGCAGATGGTTATGGAACATGGTTTAGTAAATGATAATGGGAGACTTGAGCCCACGTTGAAAGGAGAGCTGTATACATCTTCGGACATTTTTAAGTTAGAAAAAGATCATATATTTTCTAAATCATGGAGTTTAGTTGCATTTGAATACGAAATAGCAGAACCAGGACAATATATTACAACGAGAGTTGAAGGCGAAAATATTTTAATTACTAGAGGAAAAGACCATATACTGCGAGGATTTTTAAACGTATGTCGGCATCGAGGAGCTAAGCTGTGCAGCCAAGCATCCGGTAAAGCAGGGGTCATTCGCTGTCCGTATCATTCGTGGAGCTATAGCTTAGATGGTGATTTAGTAGGTGTTCCTAACACAAGCCACTGTCGAGAAGAACTCGTGCATAACGAAAGTTACGGACTAACATCCGTTCACATTGAAGTGTGGCACGGCATGGTTTGGGTTAATTTATCAGACAATCCGATATCTGTTGAATATCAGCTAGACGCACAAATTTTTGATCGTTTTGGAGAGCTTTATACGTTTGCTAGGTATGAAATTCAAAATTTAAAATCCGCTCATCGTGAAGAGTACGAAGTCGAGGCAAACTGGAAGCTTATTGTAGAAAACTTTCAAGAATGTTATCACTGTTCCTCTATTCACCCTGAGCTTACGGCAACGCTCCCTGAATTTCGTTCGGGAGTCGGCACTCAAAATTCAGTAGGCGGTGGAGCTAAGTTTGGCAATGAGTTAGAAGGTTTTTCAATTAGCGGGAAAGGAAGCCGTCCTATGTTAAAAGGGTTGCTTCCTGAAGATGACCGCACGTATTTTGGCATTACCGTTCTGCCGCTTGTATTTATCAACTTAACACCGGATCACGTTATTATTCATCGTATTATTCCAATCAGTGCAGAAAAGTCCAAAGTAATTTGCGAATGGTTATTCGACCCGGAAGAAATGGCTAAGCCTGATTTTGACCCAAAAGATGCCGTGGAATTATTTCACCGCGTTAATTTACAAGATTTTGAAGCGTGTGAGTGGTGTCAAGAAAATATGAGCTCAAAATCTTATAAAGAAGGAGGGATTTTAGTACCTATCGAACAGCACGTTTCGCATTTTTACAATTATGTATTAGAAGCAATCGGTATGAAGGTCGAATAGTAAATAGAAGCGGTCTGGCACATTATCTCGGTGTGCCAGACCATCTCTAACAATCTACTTTAAAAATAAGGGGGAAATAAATTGAGTACAAGCTCTAAACTAACAGAACCCATTATCCGCGTTACCGATGTTTCAAAAGTGTTTGGCCGTCAAAAAGAACAGGCTCTTAAGCTGAGAGAGTCTGGACAAAGTAAATATGAAGTCGAACAAGCTACTAAGACAACCGTTGCTATTTACAATGCTCATTTCGAAGTGAAAAAGGGAGAAACCTTTGTGTTAATTGGATTATCAGGAAGCGGTAAATCTACTTTACTTCGATGTTTGAACGGACTTATAGAACCAACAGAAGGGACGGTATATCTAGAAAATACAGATATTTCTCATATGCCAAAAAGACAGCTTCAGCAAGTACGAAGAAATAAAATTGGAATGGTATTCCAAAATGTAGGCCTTCTTCCAAACCGCACCGTAATTGACAATATTACGTTCGGTCTAGAAATTCAAGGCGTATCAGCAAGCGAAAGGGAAAAGCGAGGGAAAGAGGCGCTTGAAATGGTGGGGTTAAATGGACAAGCTTATAAAAGAATTTATGAATTATCAGGAGGTATGCAGCAGCGGGTTGGATTAGCGAGAGCCCTTGCTTCTGAACAAGAGATTTTGCTGATGGATGAGCCTTTTTCGGCGTTAGATCCTCTTATTCGAAGAGATATGCAAAAGCTATTTCTTGATATTCAAGGAGAAGTACAAAAAACAGTTATCTTTGTAACGCATGATCTAGATGAAGCATTAACTTTAGGGCACCGGGCTGCCGTAATGAAAGACGGAGAGATTGTACAGCTTGGAACGGCTGAAGATATTTTAAGTCAACCCGCAACCGATTATGTAAAACTGCTTGTTCAAGACGTTAATTACGGCAAAATCCGCCTTGCTAAAGACGCTGTTATTCCGGTAGAAACGGCTGCCTATGAGTATGAATCACCACAAGTTATATTAAGAAGAATGAGAACCAATCATTTATCTACGATTTTTGTTCTTGATAGTTCTGACCGCTTATTAGGTATGATGAGCATCTATACAGTGATGGAGCTTATTGAAGCTCATAAGCATGATTTAAAAGGAAAAGCATTGACACAGCCGCATTGCGTCAATCCTGATATGTCTTTACAAGAAATGATTCCTCTATTTACAGACAGTCATTCGCCTGTAGTAATTGTTGATAATCATCATCGCCTACAAGGTATGATTTCCCCGAGCACTCTTATTGCAAATCTCACTGAACGTATTGCAGTGACCGAGCAGCAAGAAGTTAAATCATATCAAGTGGAGGTTCGATAAATATGATGGTGAATGCTGCGATGATTCCTCGTATTCCTTTAGATAAATGGGCAAATTCATTTGTTGATTACATGATTGATAGTTTTTCAGGTGTATTTACTGGAATCAACCAGATAATGACCAGTTTAATCAGCAGCCTTGAATGGGCATTGACAGCCTCTCCTCCGCTAGTAACTGTCCTTGTTTTTGTTCTATTAGCGCTATGGTTGACAGATTGGAAGATAGCTGCATTTACGTGTTTTGGGTTACTTCTTATTATTAGCTTGGATTTATGGGAAGCATCAATGCTGACCTTATCTCTCGTTTTAGCTTCTACGATTATCTCACTTTTATTCGGCGTTCCTTTAGGCATATTATCACACCGCTTTAACAAAGTGGGGGCAGTCATAAAGCCTATTCTTGATATTATGCAAACGATGCCTGCTTTTGTTTACTTAATTCCTTCCGTACTTTTATTTGGATTAGGGAATGTTACAGCTCTTATTGCTACGTTTATTTTCGCAATGCCGCCTGCCGTTCGTCTGACGCTGCTTGGGCTTCAGCAAGTTCCGCACACCACTTTAGAAGCAGCGGAAGCTTTTGGAGCGACAGAATGGCAAAAATTAATTAAAGTCCAGCTGCCGCTCGCTTTGCCTATGATTATGTCGGGTGTAAACCAAGTTATTATGCTATCACTTTCGATGGTTGTTATTTCTTCCATGGTCGGTGCGGGAGGCCTAGGTGCAGAGGTATTACGAAGCATCAGTATGCTGGATGTAGGCTTAGGGTTTATCGGTGGGATTGCGGTTGTTATTATTGCCGTTATCTTAGATCGTTTAACGCATCTTTCTACTCGAAAAAGCCAAGATATTCAATCAAGCAAATAAAATGGATAAAGGTGGGATTAGATGAAACATTCAAAAAAAATTTCTTTTATTATGCTAACAATCGTCGTCATGCTGCTTGTCTCTGCATGCGGAAATAGCAATACGGCAAGCGGCACGACGACTAAAAAAGAAATTACAATTGGGTACATACCATGGGACGAAGCCGTAGCCGTTACGTTTTTATGGAAGGAATTATTAGAGGAAAAAGGCTATAAAGTTAAAGCAGTTCAAAGTGACGTAGCCCCGCTTTTCTCAGGAGTTGCTCAAGGAAATATTGATTTATTTTTGGATGTATGGATGCCTACTACCCATAGTTCTTACATGAAAAGATTCGGAAAACAAGTAGACGTTCTCGGCACTTGGTACGATCAAGCAGACAGCGGATTAGCCGTTCCCGACTATGTAGACGCGCAGTCGATAGGTGATTTAAAAAATAAGAAAGGGGAGTTTAACGGAAAGATTATTAGCATTGAACCGGGATCTGGAATCAATGGTCTTACGAAAGACCATGCCATGCCCAGCTATGGGTTAACAGACTGGAATTTAGTAGAGAGCAGTACAGCTGCGATGCTATCGGAATTGGATAAAGCCATTGCTAATAAAGAACCTATTGTTGTTACGTTATGGCGCCCGCACTGGGCTTTTGAAAAGTATAATCTCAGATACTTAAAAGATCCCAAAAATACGATGAATCCAACTGGACCTGAGAAAATACAGTCAATCAGTAAAAAAGCTTTTAAGGAAGATTATCCAGAAGCAGCAAAGTGGCTTAAAGATTTTTCGATTAGCGCTGATCAATTGGCATCATTAGAATCAGAAATTAACAGTGCAAAAGACGAAACAAAAGGCGTGAAAAACTGGATTTCTAAAAATAAGAAAGTGACGGAAAGCTGGGTAAAGTAATAAAAAGGCTGTCTCTTAGGCAAGTTATTGACTAAGAGGCATTTTTTTGTGGTGATATACCTATTTTTGTATAAAGCTTATCTCTTTTATGGAAATGGGCATCCTACATTAAAAGGATGGTGAAAGGCAGTGGCAATCGATAGAATCTGTACAATCGGACCTGTTAGTAATAAGAAAGATGTACTAGAGAGACTGTTGGAAAAAGGAATGACAATTGCTCGGCTGAATTTATCTCATGGGTCGCATGAAAGTCATAAAACAATTATAGATACGTTAAGATCTTTAAATTCCTCTATTCAAATTTTAGGAGATTTACAAGGTCCTAAAATTAGACTTGGAGTGATAAAGTCAAAAGAAATAGTGTTAAAAGAAGGCGCATCTTTTATTTTATATACAGAGCAGATGTCAGGAAATGAAAAAGGAGCCAGCGTTGACTATAAGGGTATCGTGAAGGATGTTCAAACAGGAAGCAAAATCTTAATCAATGACGGTCAAGTAGAACTGGCTGTTGAAGGAGTAGAAGAAGATACACTTGTCACAAAGGTAAAAAAGGGCGGATCTATTTCGTCTCATAAAGGCGTGAATTTGCCAGGTGCTCGCGTCGGTTTGCCGGCCATTACTGAAAAAGACAAAAAAGACATCGTATTCTTATTGAAAGAAAAAGTAGATTTTCTTGCTTGTTCGTTCGTAAGAACCCCTGAACATTTAAAAGACATTAAAGATTTTATCCATTTAAAACATCTAAATGCACCAAAGCTGATTGCGAAAGTGGAAACAATGGAAGCTATAGAAAATTTCAAGCAAATATGTGAAGAAGGCGATGGAATTATGATTGCACGAGGAGATTTAGGGGTAGAGCTACCGTATGAATGGATTCCTTTGCTCCAAAAAATATTAATTCATGAATGCAGCTTGCACGATAAATATGTGATCACCGCGACACAAATGCTTCAATCAATGGTGAGCAGCGCAATTCCTACAAGAGCCGAGGTGACGGATGTGTTTCAGGCAGTACTGGACGGCACGAATGCAGTGATGCTTTCTGCTGAAACAGCAGCTGGGAAATATCCGATTGAAAGCATGGAAACACTTTATAAAGTATCACATCTTGCTGAAACGATTCAAAATAAAAGAGTTGCGAGCTCCGCAGAGATTTTGGCAATGTTAAAGAGCTCGAGATAAAAAGTACAGCAAGTAGATATGTAAGTTTAAAAAATATATTTAAATTAAAAAAAGTGGCAATGTTTTCTACTATCCAAGTACAATTCAATTAATGAATGCTTTGCATTTTGCATATAAGTATTTATACCTATGTTGTCATAATTTATGTGATTCCCCAAAGCATAAATTACTTTTCATTACCTTATTGTGTACAAATATATTATGAGATAAGCCCATGCCTGTACAGGCATGGGCTTATCTTTATATGGCGTTTTAAAACGTCAATTTCTAATTGGGGAATTAATCTTCACCTCTTGCACAATAAATATTCTTCTGTACAAAAATAGAGTGTATAATAGGAATGTTGACTTGATAGGAAAAAGAGAGAAGCCTTATCAAGCAAAGGAAGATGGAGTGGAGAGTGTGTACTGAAAGTGAAATTGTCCAGCGGCAAAAATAAACATGTTTTTCGAATGCTTCTAGAAGAATATCTAGAATGAAAGTAGGAACATTATGGAAAAGAAAATGAGGTTTGGCATCAAATCCAAAATTATTATTGGATATTTAATTGTTATTGTCTGTTTATTTATTGCATTTATTGTTTTAAACAGTCAAATTTCATCTTTGCAAAAAGAGCGAAATTTTATCATTGATCATGATATTGAAGTCCATGATCTGACCAATCGAATTGAAAAGCACCTGCTTGATATGGAAACCGGACAAAGAGGCTATATTATTACAGGAGAAGCGAGTTACTTAGAACCTTATAACAGTGCAGCAACAAGTTGGGAAAAAGATTATAATGCGCTGTATCAGCTTCTAAATAATAATCCAAATCAGCAGGAGAAACTGGAGAAGATTAAAGGAAGTATTCAAGACTGGATTGAAGCTGCTGGTGAACCGACCATTGCATTAAAAAAAGAAAATAATACAAAAGAGCTTCAGCAATTTTTTGAGAAAGATCCTGGGCGCCAGTATATGGACGATATACGCAGCCAGTTTACTTCTTTTAGAAATGTAGAGAAAAAATCGACTGAAACAAGAGCAACAGAGTTAGACGAGAAAAATCAAAAAATTAAAATTGGACTTTACGGTTTGCTGTTATTCGTTACGCTTATTTCACTTGCTATCGCTATTGTGTTGTCTAATTCTATTGTGAATACGATTAAAGAAGTTACGCAAACGATCAAACGAATTACGGCTTCAAAAGGCGAGCTAAAAGGAAGAATTAAAGTTCGATCTAATGATGAAATTAAAGATTTAGGGCTAGCCACGAACGCGTTGTTAGAAAATATTGAAGAGCGAAACTGGCTTCAAACGAACATTGCTCATGCTGTAACGATGTACCAAGGCATAGCATCTGTAGACAAGCTTGCGGAAAAATTTCTCTTTACGGTTTCAGAAATGACACAAGCTTCTTTCGGAGCATTTTATGTTCGAGAGGAAAATGATAAAGGAAACTTATTCGTCAAACAAGCTGCTTTTGCAGATAGAAAAGGCGACGCGGGAAGAGAGAGCTTTTTGATAGGCGAAGGGCTCATTGGACAAGCTGCTTTAGAGAAAAGAACCTTTGTCATAAACGATGTACCTGACACGTACCAGCTCATTACTTCAGGATTAGGAGACGTAAAACCTAAGAGTATTTTTATTGTACCCGTCTTGTTTGAAGATGAAGTAATTGCTGTTATCGAGCTTGCATCGCTGCACGAGTTTACAGTTTTAGAGCAAGAACTTATTAGTCAAGTGATTGAAACGTTTGGTCTCACTATCAATGGCGTAATTAGACGTATGGAAATTGCTCGTCTATTAAAAGAATCTCAGGCGATGACAGAAGAGCTCCAAGCTCAGTCTGAAGAACTTCAAACACAATCAGAAGAACTGCAAATGCAGTCTGAAGAGCTGCGTATGATTAATGAACAGCTAGAAGAAAGAACAAAAGACGCAGAAGAAAAATCGTTTGAATTAGAGGCTGCAAAAGAAGATTTAGAAGAAAAAGCGCATCAGCTGGAGTTGAATTCTCAATATAAATCTGAATTTCTTGCTAATATGTCGCATGAGCTTCGAACACCACTTAACAGCATTCTTATTCTGTCTGAAATGCTTGAGGAAAACGCAGCTAAAACGCTATCTGAAGATGAAGAAGAATACGCTCGTATTATTCATTCTTCAGGAAAAGACTTGCTCGCGTTAATCAACGATATCTTGGATTTATCAAAAGTAGAGTCTGGAAAACTAGATATTTTACTAGCTGAGATGAATATGAGTGAGCTTCCAGATCAAATCGAACGTAATTTCAGCCACGTTGCTGAACAGAAAAACGTACAATTGAAAATTAATAAAGCACAAGATGTACCGGACATCATTCACACAGATGAAAAGAGATTCCAGCAAATTGTGAAAAATCTTTTATCAAATGCATTTAAATTTACAGAATCGGGATCTGTCACAGTATCCATTCAACGAGTAGCTGACCATCGTCTTACAACAGCTATGCGTACAGTTGATACGGATTGCTGGCTAGAAATAGCTGTAGCTGATACAGGGATTGGTATACCAAAAGAAAAGCATCAGCTTATCTTTGAAGCGTTTCAGCAGGCAGATGGAGCTAC
The genomic region above belongs to Priestia megaterium and contains:
- a CDS encoding pyruvate kinase yields the protein MAIDRICTIGPVSNKKDVLERLLEKGMTIARLNLSHGSHESHKTIIDTLRSLNSSIQILGDLQGPKIRLGVIKSKEIVLKEGASFILYTEQMSGNEKGASVDYKGIVKDVQTGSKILINDGQVELAVEGVEEDTLVTKVKKGGSISSHKGVNLPGARVGLPAITEKDKKDIVFLLKEKVDFLACSFVRTPEHLKDIKDFIHLKHLNAPKLIAKVETMEAIENFKQICEEGDGIMIARGDLGVELPYEWIPLLQKILIHECSLHDKYVITATQMLQSMVSSAIPTRAEVTDVFQAVLDGTNAVMLSAETAAGKYPIESMETLYKVSHLAETIQNKRVASSAEILAMLKSSR
- a CDS encoding CHASE3 domain-containing protein, yielding MEKKMRFGIKSKIIIGYLIVIVCLFIAFIVLNSQISSLQKERNFIIDHDIEVHDLTNRIEKHLLDMETGQRGYIITGEASYLEPYNSAATSWEKDYNALYQLLNNNPNQQEKLEKIKGSIQDWIEAAGEPTIALKKENNTKELQQFFEKDPGRQYMDDIRSQFTSFRNVEKKSTETRATELDEKNQKIKIGLYGLLLFVTLISLAIAIVLSNSIVNTIKEVTQTIKRITASKGELKGRIKVRSNDEIKDLGLATNALLENIEERNWLQTNIAHAVTMYQGIASVDKLAEKFLFTVSEMTQASFGAFYVREENDKGNLFVKQAAFADRKGDAGRESFLIGEGLIGQAALEKRTFVINDVPDTYQLITSGLGDVKPKSIFIVPVLFEDEVIAVIELASLHEFTVLEQELISQVIETFGLTINGVIRRMEIARLLKESQAMTEELQAQSEELQTQSEELQMQSEELRMINEQLEERTKDAEEKSFELEAAKEDLEEKAHQLELNSQYKSEFLANMSHELRTPLNSILILSEMLEENAAKTLSEDEEEYARIIHSSGKDLLALINDILDLSKVESGKLDILLAEMNMSELPDQIERNFSHVAEQKNVQLKINKAQDVPDIIHTDEKRFQQIVKNLLSNAFKFTESGSVTVSIQRVADHRLTTAMRTVDTDCWLEIAVADTGIGIPKEKHQLIFEAFQQADGATVRKYGGTGLGLSICSEFAKLLGGWISLSSEVGKGSTFTLYLPSLSNGLIDYEKVNFAYEEVAVSVEEAEPEAEITEIDHPVQPVESSLQDGENVFQDKRVLIVDDDQRNIFALKTALAKQGMTIMTAHNGIECLEMMENSEPFDLILMDIMMPQMDGYEAMQKIRGELKLVDLPIIALTAKAMKNDREKCLEAGASDYISKPLDLNQLFSVMRVWLVN